A section of the Pristiophorus japonicus isolate sPriJap1 chromosome 4, sPriJap1.hap1, whole genome shotgun sequence genome encodes:
- the LOC139263341 gene encoding SERTA domain-containing protein 2-like isoform X2: MLAKGLKRKLSDYEENMAGVPGAFDSNPGLPYTLQRQLVLNMCLFKLQSCRMLVEPNLHRSVLIANTVRQIQEEMRQESSHEGSNLCSGTSPIPDTYMASQAGIELTGMPSCVLNNSLDLNGSSDFSESQIENSLVVVSDDDMSSAISSILKDLDFMEDISPSPCPAPTGEDVINTDISFEDRPHEIRLAETVFGSFEITNSTSYLTDLAFDDIFEDIDTSMYDSDLCLLPSTSARSPPAIADDVPKPFQLCNSASVNAIQICRVDLSDLDHIMEILVGS; the protein is encoded by the coding sequence ATGTTGGCGAAAGGACTGAAGCGCAAGCTTAGCGATTACGAAGAAAACATGGCTGGTGTTCCTGGTGCCTTTGATTCTAATCCAGGGCTGCCCTACACTTTGCAGAGACAGTTAGTACTTAATATGTGCCTCTTCAAATTGCAGAGCTGTAGAATGCTGGTGGAACCAAACTTGCATCGTTCTGTTCTCATAGCGAATACTGTCCGGCAGATCCAGGAGGAAATGAGGCAAGAGAGCAGTCACGAAGGATCTAACCTATGCAGTGGAACGAGTCCAATTCCAGACACATACATGGCATCTCAAGCAGGTATTGAATTAACTGGAATGCCATCATGTGTTCTAAATAACTCTCTAGATTTAAATGGTTCTTCAGATTTTTCAGAAAGTCAGATTGAGAATTCTTTAGTGGTGGTTTCAGATGATGACATGTCATCTGCCATTTCATCAATCCTTAAAGACTTGGATTTCATGGAGGATATCAGTCCATCTCCTTGTCCAGCACCTACAGGTGAGGATGTTATAAATACGGACATATCTTTTGAAGACCGACCGCATGAAATTAGGCTTGCAGAAACTGTGTTTGGCTCTTTTGAAATCACAAATTCAACGAGTTACCTAACGGACCTTGCTTTTGATGACATATTTGAAGACATTGACACATCCATGTATGACTCAGATCTGTGCTTGCTTCCATCGACATCTGCTAGATCACCACCAGCTATTGCAGATGATGTTCCAAAACCCTTTCAGTTATGTAACTCTGCATCAGTGAATGCCATTCAGATCTGCAGAGTAGATTTGAGTGACCTGGACCACATTATGGAGATTCTTGTAGGATCCTAA